The following coding sequences are from one Granulicella arctica window:
- the tolB gene encoding Tol-Pal system beta propeller repeat protein TolB, giving the protein MTSPALRSAVCKQIARSSFALVALLLITGTSSLFAQDWFKTETSSGAERIRIAVADFKPSSGDPAAVTDKSTFDTTLYSDLANAGIFDIVSKSLAPQATPGGPSEIHLTDWSNAPASAAMVAFGSLGVQGGRLVVSGYLFDAKNSQYPQVLAKQYNEDSSENSARQVAHRFADEIIFRLGGGVSGIAETKIYYVHIAGGNKEIWAMDYDGANQHPLTHLGTISISPRVSPDNSRLAFSSLGKYGFQIKMYSLLLNREVAFPSTGGTNLSPAWSPSGRELAYSSSRTGDPEIWISDANGVLSRRVTSFRGPDVSPTYNPKTGAQIAWISGRTGLPQLYIMETDGSGVSRMTDGGYATSPSWSPNGQFLAFAWDRKYGPGAPGGQDIYVMEIATKKWIQLTHDGGRCDFPSWSPDGRHIVYANSSSGRPGDTKIWTMLADGTQRHALTGSGGDMPNWSWK; this is encoded by the coding sequence ATGACTAGTCCGGCCCTCAGATCTGCTGTCTGCAAACAAATCGCCCGATCATCCTTCGCCCTCGTAGCGCTCCTGCTCATCACAGGCACGTCGAGCCTTTTCGCTCAGGATTGGTTCAAGACCGAGACCAGCAGCGGAGCCGAGCGCATCCGTATCGCCGTCGCCGACTTCAAGCCCTCCTCTGGAGATCCTGCGGCTGTTACCGACAAGAGCACCTTCGATACGACTCTCTATTCTGATCTTGCGAATGCGGGCATCTTCGATATTGTCTCGAAGAGTCTCGCCCCGCAGGCGACTCCCGGTGGCCCTTCTGAGATTCACTTGACCGATTGGTCAAACGCTCCTGCTTCGGCCGCGATGGTTGCCTTCGGAAGCCTGGGCGTGCAGGGCGGCAGGCTCGTCGTTAGCGGTTATCTCTTTGACGCGAAGAACAGCCAGTACCCGCAGGTTCTTGCCAAGCAGTACAACGAGGATTCCAGCGAGAACAGCGCCCGCCAAGTTGCCCACCGCTTTGCCGACGAGATCATCTTCCGGCTCGGCGGCGGTGTCTCCGGGATCGCAGAGACGAAGATCTACTACGTCCATATTGCTGGCGGAAACAAAGAGATCTGGGCGATGGACTACGACGGTGCAAACCAGCATCCTCTGACACACCTTGGGACGATCTCGATCTCGCCGCGTGTGTCTCCGGACAACTCCCGTCTTGCGTTCTCATCGCTGGGCAAATATGGCTTCCAGATCAAGATGTACTCTTTGCTGCTGAACCGCGAGGTCGCCTTCCCTTCCACCGGGGGCACGAATCTTTCGCCTGCATGGTCTCCGAGCGGACGTGAGCTTGCCTACTCCTCCTCGCGTACCGGCGATCCCGAGATATGGATCAGCGACGCGAACGGCGTTCTCTCACGCCGTGTCACCAGCTTCCGCGGCCCGGATGTCTCGCCGACCTACAACCCGAAGACAGGCGCGCAGATCGCCTGGATCAGCGGGCGCACCGGTCTTCCTCAGCTCTACATCATGGAGACGGATGGCTCCGGAGTTAGCCGCATGACAGACGGTGGCTATGCGACCTCGCCTTCGTGGTCGCCCAACGGCCAGTTCCTCGCCTTCGCCTGGGATCGCAAGTATGGTCCAGGCGCGCCGGGCGGACAGGACATTTATGTCATGGAGATCGCAACCAAGAAGTGGATCCAGCTTACCCATGATGGGGGGCGCTGCGACTTCCCCTCCTGGTCACCGGATGGACGCCACATCGTCTACGCGAACAGCTCCAGCGGACGCCCCGGAGACACAAAGATTTGGACCATGCTCGCCGACGGAACCCAACGCCATGCCCTGACGGGAAGTGGCGGCGACATGCCAAACTGGAGTTGGAAGTAG
- a CDS encoding TonB family protein, with amino-acid sequence MLLHALVAGSLIGFAYLHPHEKPWGQDQATAGAVQATMVSALPLPPRQRTLDTGVLTSETPSPAPVVAKEKTEPPPKPDEVAIPQKITKPVKVAEKPTPEPPKHPQPIQPPPKKAATGETAGIRIAEATMQLKNGTASVNVEDKNFGARFAYYINIVNRKVAEQWFTAEADPRVSNGKSVTIVFDIDRAGLPSNPRIETRSGSPTLDMSAMRAVQRVDGFGPLPAGDHITVEYTFNYKLQ; translated from the coding sequence GTGTTGCTGCACGCGCTGGTTGCCGGATCTCTGATCGGCTTTGCCTATCTGCATCCTCATGAGAAGCCCTGGGGACAGGATCAGGCCACGGCTGGAGCCGTCCAGGCCACGATGGTTTCAGCGCTTCCTCTGCCGCCGAGACAGCGCACTCTCGATACCGGCGTTCTGACTTCAGAGACACCCAGCCCCGCGCCTGTTGTCGCAAAGGAGAAGACTGAGCCTCCGCCCAAGCCGGACGAGGTTGCTATCCCGCAGAAGATTACCAAGCCCGTTAAGGTCGCGGAGAAGCCTACGCCTGAGCCGCCGAAGCATCCGCAGCCGATCCAACCGCCGCCCAAGAAAGCTGCTACGGGTGAGACCGCAGGCATCCGCATTGCAGAGGCGACGATGCAGCTCAAGAATGGCACAGCCAGCGTGAATGTGGAGGACAAAAACTTCGGCGCTCGCTTTGCCTACTACATCAATATCGTCAATCGGAAGGTTGCCGAGCAGTGGTTTACCGCAGAGGCTGACCCTCGGGTTTCAAACGGCAAGAGCGTTACCATCGTCTTCGACATTGATCGGGCTGGTCTTCCGTCGAACCCTCGGATCGAAACTCGCAGCGGCTCCCCAACCCTCGATATGTCCGCGATGCGTGCAGTGCAGCGCGTCGACGGCTTCGGCCCACTGCCTGCTGGCGACCATATTACGGTGGAATATACGTTTAATTACAAACTTCAGTAG
- a CDS encoding ExbD/TolR family protein, giving the protein MAFSAKGRTQTSLAEINITPLVDVVLVLLLIFMLTAPVLQSGIEVAVPHTRTVNQLTEERMVITIDKDQNVFLQDKPVNVNDLPSLLQDGAKPAAKRIVYIRSDERVPFGAFASVMDSVKQAGITNISIVTQPLQKQ; this is encoded by the coding sequence ATGGCATTCTCTGCCAAGGGCCGCACCCAGACCTCGCTCGCCGAGATCAACATCACGCCGCTGGTCGATGTCGTACTCGTGCTGCTACTCATCTTCATGCTGACCGCCCCGGTGCTCCAGTCTGGCATCGAGGTTGCTGTTCCGCATACCCGTACTGTCAATCAACTGACGGAAGAGCGCATGGTCATCACCATCGATAAAGACCAGAATGTGTTTCTTCAGGATAAGCCGGTCAACGTCAACGATCTGCCGTCGCTGCTCCAGGACGGAGCAAAACCTGCCGCCAAGCGCATCGTCTACATCCGCTCCGATGAGCGCGTTCCCTTCGGTGCGTTCGCCTCTGTGATGGACTCGGTGAAGCAGGCCGGCATCACGAACATCAGCATCGTCACGCAGCCGTTACAGAAGCAGTAA
- a CDS encoding MotA/TolQ/ExbB proton channel family protein, giving the protein MVSTLSLALLWLQDPSAADPSAAAPSASGGSALLEMIHNSGPVAFAVLILLLLCSIFSWSIMLSKWSSFGKAETQSKRFLRAFRKSGRLGEIATVSDQFKPSPLVSVFNEIHDEYQRQSGGRGLPRNPVALDRAAQTASSEALTVMERRMTWLATIAAIAPFIGLLGTVMGIIDAFHGLGASGTATLRAVAPGISEALITTAAGLVVAIPAVVGYNQLTARLREFGSRMDDFGRELLNAIENAAMVSPPAAQDDRRQPEEQRRREF; this is encoded by the coding sequence ATGGTCTCGACCCTCTCGCTCGCTCTTCTTTGGCTCCAGGATCCCTCCGCGGCCGATCCCAGCGCCGCCGCACCGTCTGCTTCGGGCGGCAGCGCCCTCCTGGAGATGATCCACAACAGCGGCCCCGTTGCGTTTGCGGTGCTTATCCTACTGCTGCTGTGCAGCATCTTTTCCTGGTCCATCATGCTCTCCAAGTGGTCCAGCTTCGGTAAGGCCGAGACGCAGAGCAAGCGATTTTTGCGGGCCTTCCGGAAGTCCGGGCGTCTGGGCGAGATTGCTACTGTTTCGGATCAGTTCAAGCCTAGCCCGCTTGTCTCCGTGTTCAATGAGATTCACGATGAGTATCAGCGGCAGTCCGGCGGGCGTGGTTTACCGCGGAACCCTGTCGCCCTCGACCGCGCTGCCCAGACCGCATCAAGCGAAGCTCTTACCGTCATGGAACGTCGCATGACGTGGCTGGCCACCATCGCTGCAATCGCGCCCTTTATCGGACTGCTGGGCACTGTCATGGGCATCATTGATGCCTTCCACGGCCTGGGCGCAAGCGGCACGGCTACCCTGCGTGCTGTGGCTCCGGGTATCTCGGAGGCGCTTATCACCACGGCGGCTGGGCTTGTGGTCGCCATCCCGGCGGTGGTTGGGTACAACCAATTGACCGCGCGGCTGCGCGAGTTTGGTTCCCGCATGGACGACTTTGGCCGTGAGCTCCTGAACGCCATCGAGAACGCGGCGATGGTTTCCCCACCAGCGGCGCAGGATGATCGCCGTCAGCCCGAGGAGCAGCGCCGGAGGGAGTTCTAA